ACGCTGCCGCTGCACGTGGAAGTGCTCTACAACGAGTATCAATTCAGCGCCGCCTTCGCCTGCGCCGCTCTCCTCGCCCTGCTCGCCCTCGTCACTCTCGGCCTGAAAACCGCCGTCGAGCACTTCACCGGCCACTCCGCGAAGGGGCGGCACTAGAGAATCTCCCAACCACAGATGGACACTGATGAACACGGATGAAACAGCCGGATGGATGAGCGGGGATGAGCGCGTCTCTCGCTCCCTGGCTTCCACTTCCGTCCGCCTCACCACCACGTCCTCCAGTCTTCCGTCTTGAGTCTTCCAGTCTTGCGTCTTTTCCCATGTCCGTCTCCATCCAGTCCATCCACAAGACCTTCGGCACCTACACGGCGCTCGATGATGTCTCGCTTGAAATTCCCGATGGCTCGCTGACCGCGCTGCTGGGCCCCTCGGGCTCCGGCAAGACGACGCTGCTGCGGATCGTGGCGGGGCTCGAGTATGCGGACCCGGGCAGCGGGCGCGTGCTCTTCCACGGCGAGGACGTGACCGACGTGCCAGCGGGGAAGCGCGGCGTCGGCTTCGTCTTCCAGCACTACGCGCTCTTCAAGCACATGACGGTGGCGGACAATATCGCCTTCGGCCTCTCCGTGCTCCCCGGCTCGAAGCGCCCGGCGAAGAGCGAGATCACCGCCCGCGTGAAGGAACTGCTCCACCTCGTGAAGCTGGACGGGCTGGACAAGCGCCGCCCGCACGAGCTCTCCGGCGGCCAGCGCCAGCGCGTCGCCCTCGCCCGCGCCCTCGCCATCCGGCCAAAGGTGCTGCTGCTCGACGAGCCCTTCGGCGCGCTGGATGCCCAGGTGCGGAAGGACCTGCGCCGCTGGCTGCGGCAGTTCCACGACGAGATCGGCCTCACCACGCTCTTCGTCACCCACGACCAGGAGGAGGCCCTGGAGCTGGCCGACCAGGTCGTGGTCATGCGGAACGCCCGTATCGAGCAGACCGGCGTGCCGCAGGGCATCTACGATGAGCCTCGTACTTCCTTCGTCTATGAATTCCTCGGCGAGGTGAACAAGCTCGATGACGGGCGCTACGTCCGCCCGCACGAGATCGAGCTGAAATTCGCCGCGGAGG
The sequence above is drawn from the Luteolibacter flavescens genome and encodes:
- a CDS encoding sulfate/molybdate ABC transporter ATP-binding protein, with the translated sequence MSVSIQSIHKTFGTYTALDDVSLEIPDGSLTALLGPSGSGKTTLLRIVAGLEYADPGSGRVLFHGEDVTDVPAGKRGVGFVFQHYALFKHMTVADNIAFGLSVLPGSKRPAKSEITARVKELLHLVKLDGLDKRRPHELSGGQRQRVALARALAIRPKVLLLDEPFGALDAQVRKDLRRWLRQFHDEIGLTTLFVTHDQEEALELADQVVVMRNARIEQTGVPQGIYDEPRTSFVYEFLGEVNKLDDGRYVRPHEIELKFAAEEGVQLAGRVNHLFVAGPFARLSVVPESGSRREIEVWATREQVEEMALAEGDIVGLRFPDPKPAASSKAPHKTDHTIHSP